From the Kwoniella pini CBS 10737 chromosome 8, complete sequence genome, one window contains:
- a CDS encoding hydroxyethylthiazole kinase: MPRRQLDYSVYLVTGREFLPPGKDYYESLEESLQGGVTLVQVREKDADTGEFIEVARRTKQICDKYNVPVLINDRIDVHLAVGTAGIHIGQTDCPLPLARTLIGPDAIIGLSVRNIDECKRAIEQSADYIGIGSVWHTNSKDIKGRRCLGPDGTGEILDLLDGTGVKAVAIGGIHLPNLPQLLHGSISPKTSNTLDGVAVISDIVASLHPKESASHLREIVDSFKRARFNLKGKKGVFSIIDDNIDQATLDKEYLVKKVEGLMRILEQETPLINQLTNKVVMNDSANVTLAVGASPIMSTNPRDVYDLSPAIGACLINFGTIDDKEGMKVAGRQANVNRKPLIFDPVAVGATSFRRENAAELLAHWQPTIIKGNAAEIGALAESTEVASRGVDAAGSGFKDPAGVVKALARKRAAIIVLTGPNDYISDGDRVYKVSNGSHYLEKITGSGCQAGTLIACFAAASRISYLQNNEPFEDDSQLVQGDMLVAALAGILVYTVASELAAERSDVKGPGTFRSALIDELYNLTPEVVRQRAKVEIL; this comes from the exons ATGCCTAGAAGACAACTTGATTATTCAGTTTACTTGGTAACAGGAAGAGAATTCCTTCCTCCTGGAAAG GATTACTATGAGTCTCTTGAGGAG TCTTTACAAGGTGGTGTTACTCTAGTTCAAGTAAGAGAGAAAGATGCGGATACAGGAGAG TTTATTGAAGTTGCCAGACGAACAAAACAGATTTGCGATAAA TACAATGTTCCTGTATTGATTAACGATCGAATCGATGTTCATCTTGCTGTCG GAACCGCTGGTATCCATATTGGTCAAACTGATTGTCCTCTTCCTCTGGCTCGGACACTTATTGGACCAGATGCAATCATCGGTCTATCAGTAAGAAACATTGATGAATGTAAAAGAGCTATTGAACAAAGTGCAGATtatattggaattggatCTGTTTGGCATACTAATTCAAAGGATATAAAAGGTAGAAGATGTCTTGGACCAGATGGTACAGGTGaaattcttgatttattagatgGTACAGGTGTTAAAGCTGTTGCAATTG GCGGTATTCATCTTCCTAACCTTCCTCAACTTTTACAtggatcaatttcacctaaaaCTTCTAATACCCTTGATGGAGTAGCTGTCATTTCAGATATTGTAGCTTCCCTTCATCCAAAAGAATCAGCTTCTCATCTTAGAGAAATTGTAGATTCATTCAAAAGAGCaagattcaatttgaaaggtaaaaaaggtgTATTCAGCATTATCGACGATAATATTGATCAAGCTACGCTTGATAAGGAATACTTGGTTAAGAAAGTTGAGGGTTTAATGAGGATTTTAGAACAGGAAACTCCTTTAATTAATCAG CTTACCAATAAAGTCGTTATGAACGATTCTGCCAATGTTACTCTAGCTGTTGGAGCTTCACCTATCATGTCTACCAATCCTAGAGATGTTTACGATCTTAGTCCAGCTATTGGAGCATGTCTAATCAACTTTGG GACGATcgatgataaagaaggaatgaaaGTTGCCGGTAGACAAGCAAATGTCAATAGGAAACCGCTCATCTTTGACCCAGTAGCTGTTGGAGCTACCTCTTTTAGGCGTGAGAACGCTGCGG AGCTACTTGCGCATTGGCAACCCACCATAATCAAAGGGAATGCGGCTGAGATAGGAGCTTTAGCTGAATCTACCGAAGTTGCCAGCAGAGGTGTTGATGCTGCTGGTTCAGGGTTTAAAGATCCGGCTGGGGTTGTCAAAGCTTTAGCCAGGAAGAGAG CTGCGATTATCGTTTTGACTGGACCGAACGATTACATATCCGATGGAGATAGAGTATACAAAGTTTCCAATGGGTCGCACTACCTAGAAAAGATAACCGGATCAGGATGTCAAGCTGGAACACTTATCGCTTGTTTCGCAGCTGCATCGAGAATAAGCTATTTACAAAATAATGAGCCTTTCGAAGATGATAGTCAACTTGTACAAGGTGACATGCTTGTAGCTGCTTTAGCAGG TATACTCGTATATACCGTTGCATCTGAATTAGCAGCTGAGAGATCAGATGTTAAAGGTCCAGGTACTTTcagatcagctttgatcgatgaattatataatcttACCCCAGAAGTAGTGAGACAGAGAGCCAAAGTGGAGATTTTGTAG